A DNA window from Thiopseudomonas alkaliphila contains the following coding sequences:
- the uvrA gene encoding excinuclease ABC subunit UvrA → MNEILIRGARTHNLKNVDLTLPRDKLIVITGLSGSGKSSLAFDTLYAEGQRRYVESLSAYARQFLSMMEKPDVDTIEGLSPAISIEQKSTSHNPRSTVGTITEIYDYLRLLYARAGVPHCPTHGAPLEAQTVSQMVDQVMALPEGSKLMLLAPLIRERKGEHLAVLDTLRAQGFVRARIDNVLYELDDVPALDKQKKHSIEVVIDRFKVRADMQQRLAESFETAINLTDGLALIASMDDDQATDMVFSARFACPHCGYSISELEPKLFSFNNPAGACPSCDGLGVKQFFDIKRLVNPELTLGEGAIRGWDRRNAYYFQMLRSLANHYHFDLDTPFGQLNDTVQQLILHGTGEESINFLYLNDRGDTVKRSHPFEGIVPNLERRYHETESNSVREDLAKYLSTQACPSCKGSRLQEAARNVWVSEKTLPEITRMPVGDACEYFGQLTLPGRRGEIADKILKEICARLQFLVNVGLDYLTLDRSADTLSGGEAQRIRLASQIGAGLVGVMYVLDEPSIGLHQRDNERLLETLIHLRNLGNTVIVVEHDEDAIRLADYVVDIGPGAGVHGGNIVAEGTPQQVMDNPQSLTGQYLSGKKQITYPEQRTPVDSKKLLKLSGASGNNLQNVDLEIPVGLLTCITGVSGSGKSTLINNTLYPITATALNGATTLEVAPYAEFTGLELLDKVVDIDQSPIGRTPRSNPATYTGIFTPVRELFAGVPESRARGYTPGRFSFNVKGGRCEACQGDGVIKVEMHFLPDIYVPCDVCKGKRYNRETLDIRYKGKTINEVLNMTIEEAREFFDAVPALARKLQTLIDVGLSYIRLGQSATTLSGGEAQRVKLSRELSKRDTGKTLYILDEPTTGLHFADIQQLLDVLHRLRDRGNTVVVIEHNLDVIKTADWLVDLGPEGGFRGGQIIATGTPETVAANPASHTGRFLKPLL, encoded by the coding sequence GTGAATGAGATTTTGATCCGTGGGGCTCGCACCCACAACCTGAAAAATGTTGATCTAACCCTTCCCCGCGACAAATTAATTGTCATCACGGGCTTATCGGGTTCGGGAAAATCCTCGTTAGCTTTCGACACCCTGTATGCAGAAGGCCAGCGACGCTACGTTGAATCCTTATCGGCCTATGCCCGACAATTTTTATCGATGATGGAAAAACCCGATGTCGACACCATTGAAGGATTATCGCCGGCCATTTCAATTGAGCAAAAATCCACCTCACATAACCCGCGCTCCACCGTCGGCACCATTACCGAAATTTACGACTACCTGCGTTTGCTCTATGCCCGTGCTGGTGTTCCCCATTGCCCCACCCACGGCGCACCGTTAGAAGCGCAAACTGTTAGCCAGATGGTCGACCAGGTAATGGCACTGCCTGAGGGCAGTAAATTAATGCTGTTAGCGCCGCTGATTCGTGAGCGTAAAGGCGAGCACTTAGCTGTACTAGACACTTTACGTGCCCAAGGCTTCGTCCGTGCCCGCATTGATAATGTACTGTACGAGTTAGATGATGTTCCAGCACTGGATAAGCAGAAAAAACACAGCATTGAAGTGGTGATTGATCGCTTTAAAGTGCGCGCTGATATGCAGCAACGCTTAGCCGAGTCCTTTGAGACAGCGATTAATCTAACCGATGGCTTAGCCTTAATTGCTTCAATGGACGATGATCAAGCCACCGATATGGTATTCTCTGCTCGCTTTGCTTGTCCGCACTGTGGCTACTCGATTAGCGAACTAGAGCCCAAGCTGTTTTCGTTTAATAACCCAGCCGGTGCCTGCCCAAGTTGTGATGGCTTAGGGGTCAAGCAATTTTTTGATATTAAGCGCTTAGTTAACCCTGAACTCACCTTAGGTGAGGGGGCGATTCGCGGTTGGGATCGCCGCAACGCCTATTACTTTCAGATGCTACGCTCGTTAGCCAATCACTATCACTTTGATTTAGATACTCCCTTTGGCCAATTAAATGATACGGTGCAGCAACTGATTTTGCATGGCACCGGCGAAGAGTCGATCAACTTTCTCTATCTCAATGACCGTGGCGATACCGTTAAACGCTCACACCCTTTTGAAGGGATTGTGCCCAATCTTGAGCGGCGCTATCACGAAACCGAATCCAACAGTGTTCGCGAAGACTTAGCCAAATACCTCAGTACCCAAGCCTGCCCTTCATGTAAAGGTTCACGCCTACAAGAAGCCGCGCGCAATGTGTGGGTCAGTGAAAAAACCTTACCTGAAATTACTCGGATGCCGGTGGGCGACGCCTGTGAGTATTTTGGTCAACTTACGCTGCCGGGGCGGCGCGGTGAAATCGCTGATAAAATTCTTAAAGAAATCTGCGCCCGCTTGCAGTTCTTAGTCAATGTGGGACTGGATTATCTGACCCTAGATCGCAGTGCCGACACCCTTTCTGGCGGTGAAGCGCAGCGGATTCGCTTAGCCAGCCAAATTGGCGCAGGTTTGGTTGGTGTTATGTACGTACTAGACGAGCCTTCCATTGGTTTGCATCAACGTGATAACGAACGCCTACTAGAAACCTTGATTCATTTGCGCAACTTGGGCAATACCGTGATTGTGGTCGAACACGACGAAGATGCCATTCGTTTGGCCGATTACGTGGTAGATATTGGCCCAGGCGCAGGCGTACATGGCGGCAATATTGTAGCTGAAGGTACGCCCCAGCAAGTGATGGATAACCCCCAATCACTGACTGGCCAATACTTATCTGGCAAAAAACAAATCACTTACCCAGAACAACGCACCCCCGTTGATTCCAAAAAACTGCTCAAACTATCCGGAGCCAGCGGTAACAACTTACAAAACGTTGATTTAGAAATCCCGGTCGGATTACTCACCTGTATCACAGGTGTCTCTGGCTCAGGTAAATCAACCTTGATTAATAATACTCTGTATCCAATTACCGCAACCGCCCTGAACGGCGCAACCACCTTAGAAGTAGCACCCTATGCTGAATTTACGGGCTTAGAGTTGCTGGATAAAGTGGTGGATATTGACCAAAGCCCGATTGGCCGCACGCCACGCTCTAACCCTGCCACCTACACCGGAATTTTTACACCTGTGCGCGAACTGTTCGCCGGAGTGCCTGAGTCCCGAGCGCGCGGTTATACGCCAGGGCGCTTCTCGTTTAACGTCAAAGGGGGACGCTGTGAAGCCTGTCAGGGCGATGGGGTGATTAAGGTTGAAATGCACTTCTTACCCGATATTTATGTGCCCTGTGATGTGTGTAAAGGTAAACGCTATAACCGCGAAACCTTAGATATTCGCTACAAAGGCAAAACTATCAACGAAGTGCTAAACATGACCATTGAAGAAGCCAGAGAATTTTTCGATGCCGTACCAGCTCTTGCTCGTAAGTTACAAACCCTGATCGATGTAGGCTTGTCCTATATTCGCTTAGGCCAAAGTGCTACTACACTGTCAGGCGGTGAAGCGCAGCGGGTGAAATTATCCCGTGAGCTCTCTAAGCGTGATACGGGAAAAACTCTATATATCCTTGATGAACCTACCACTGGCCTGCACTTTGCAGATATTCAGCAACTACTGGATGTACTGCATCGCCTGCGTGACCGTGGCAATACCGTGGTGGTGATTGAGCACAATCTAGATGTGATTAAAACCGCCGACTGGTTGGTGGATTTAGGCCCTGAAGGTGGCTTTAGAGGGGGACAAATTATTGCCACCGGCACCCCTGAAACGGTTGCGGCCAATCCTGCTTCGCATACCGGGCGCTTCTTAAAACCCCTGTTGTAA
- a CDS encoding fumarylacetoacetate hydrolase family protein, translating into MNYQHKYTDGTRIHFPVGKVVCVGRNYAEHAKELNNPVPTEPLLFIKPGSCVVSSEGGFAIPQNRGAVHYEIEIAVIIGKPLSTKPSEEEVIDAISGFAPALDLTLREVQDGLKAKGLPWELAKSFDGACVLAPFIHRGVVKDINQLGVRLTINGEVKQEGSSADMLNPIVPLVQHMAGHFRLLPGDVILTGTPAGVGKLAAQDQLLMELVNYSSAETYVLG; encoded by the coding sequence ATGAATTATCAGCATAAATATACCGATGGCACTCGTATTCATTTTCCAGTGGGTAAAGTCGTATGTGTAGGCCGCAACTATGCCGAGCATGCCAAAGAGCTGAATAACCCAGTGCCGACTGAGCCGTTATTGTTTATCAAACCAGGCAGCTGTGTGGTGTCTAGTGAGGGTGGCTTTGCAATTCCGCAAAATCGCGGTGCGGTGCATTATGAAATTGAAATCGCCGTGATTATTGGCAAGCCGCTGTCCACTAAGCCCAGTGAAGAAGAAGTCATTGATGCAATTTCTGGCTTTGCGCCGGCTTTAGATTTAACCCTGCGTGAAGTACAAGATGGGTTAAAAGCCAAAGGCTTACCGTGGGAGCTAGCTAAATCCTTTGATGGTGCCTGTGTGCTAGCGCCTTTTATACATCGCGGCGTAGTTAAAGATATTAATCAGCTAGGCGTGCGCTTAACCATTAACGGTGAGGTCAAGCAAGAAGGCAGCAGTGCCGATATGCTCAATCCGATTGTGCCACTGGTTCAGCACATGGCAGGGCATTTTAGACTCTTGCCTGGCGATGTGATTTTGACTGGAACACCCGCCGGGGTCGGCAAGCTCGCCGCACAAGATCAGTTGCTGATGGAACTGGTAAATTACAGCAGCGCTGAAACCTACGTTTTAGGCTGA
- a CDS encoding ABC transporter substrate-binding protein: protein MKKTSLFVAAMASLVFTSGAAMAEKLRIGTEGGMPPFNMLDQSGKATGFDVDISYALCEKMQAECDVVLVDWDGSIPALNAKKFDFLASSMSITEERKQAVGFTNPIYTNSLQFIAPKSEDFKTDMAALKGKVIGAQRATVSGDWLEENLGKTVEVRLYDTNENAYLDLSAGRIDAILADKLLNWDWLNSDMGKDYEFKGEPVFQSDKIGIAVRKNDTQLQERLNKALDEILADGTYEKINAKYFPFSIYE from the coding sequence ATGAAAAAAACCAGTTTATTCGTCGCCGCTATGGCCAGCTTAGTCTTTACCAGTGGCGCTGCTATGGCAGAAAAGCTTCGTATTGGGACTGAAGGCGGTATGCCACCATTTAATATGCTGGATCAGTCGGGCAAAGCTACAGGCTTTGATGTGGATATTTCCTATGCACTGTGTGAAAAAATGCAGGCTGAGTGTGATGTAGTGTTGGTGGACTGGGATGGCAGTATTCCAGCGCTAAATGCGAAGAAGTTTGATTTTTTAGCCAGCTCAATGTCGATCACTGAAGAGCGCAAACAAGCAGTAGGTTTTACCAACCCTATCTATACCAACAGTCTGCAGTTTATCGCACCGAAGAGTGAAGATTTTAAAACCGATATGGCAGCCCTTAAAGGTAAAGTGATTGGTGCTCAGCGTGCGACCGTATCGGGTGATTGGTTAGAAGAAAATCTTGGTAAAACCGTTGAAGTGCGCCTCTACGATACCAACGAAAATGCTTATTTGGATTTAAGTGCTGGTCGAATTGACGCTATTTTGGCCGATAAGTTATTAAACTGGGACTGGCTCAATAGCGACATGGGTAAAGACTACGAGTTTAAAGGCGAGCCGGTATTTCAGTCGGATAAAATTGGAATTGCCGTACGCAAGAACGATACTCAGTTACAAGAGCGTCTAAATAAAGCCTTAGATGAGATTTTAGCCGACGGCACCTACGAGAAAATTAACGCTAAGTACTTCCCGTTTAGTATTTACGAATAA
- the ssb gene encoding single-stranded DNA-binding protein produces MSRGVNKVILVGNVGGDPDVRYMPNGNAVANITLATSESWRDKQTGQQQEKTEWHRIVFFGRLAEVVGQYVRKGSKLYVEGKLQTREWEKDGIKRYTTEIVVDINGQMQMLDSRGSNEMGGGYDQSANYQGQANQGQNYGGQQNYGNQAPQQPMGQQQYGGQPAPQQSQPMQQQQAPAPQPAPVAQPAPDYDNFDDDIPF; encoded by the coding sequence ATGTCTCGTGGAGTAAACAAAGTTATTTTAGTGGGTAACGTGGGCGGCGATCCAGATGTGCGTTATATGCCAAATGGTAATGCGGTCGCTAACATTACTTTAGCCACCAGTGAAAGCTGGCGCGATAAACAAACGGGTCAACAGCAAGAAAAAACCGAATGGCACCGTATCGTGTTTTTTGGTCGACTGGCTGAAGTGGTTGGTCAGTACGTACGTAAAGGCTCTAAGCTGTATGTGGAAGGTAAACTGCAGACCCGTGAGTGGGAAAAAGATGGAATTAAGCGCTACACCACTGAAATCGTAGTCGATATTAACGGGCAAATGCAGATGCTCGATAGTCGCGGCAGTAATGAAATGGGTGGCGGTTACGACCAAAGTGCAAATTATCAAGGGCAAGCCAATCAGGGACAAAACTACGGTGGCCAGCAAAACTATGGCAATCAAGCACCGCAGCAACCTATGGGGCAGCAACAGTACGGTGGACAACCTGCACCTCAGCAGTCCCAGCCAATGCAACAGCAGCAAGCTCCAGCCCCGCAACCAGCGCCAGTAGCTCAACCTGCACCCGACTACGACAACTTTGACGACGATATTCCGTTCTAA
- a CDS encoding FAD-binding oxidoreductase, with product MIDPALIEELKQIVDDGKVLTDVSSLEAYGKDWTKHFAPAPSAIVFPRTIEQVQAIVRWANEYQISLVPSGGRTGLSAAAVAANGEVVVSFDNMNKILSFNEFDRTAVCQAGVVTQQLQEFAEEQGLYYPVDFASAGSSQIGGNIGTNAGGIKVIRYGMTRNWVAGLKVVTGSGEILELNKDLIKNATGYDLRQLFIGAEGTLGFVVEATMRLDRAPKNLTAMVLGAPDFDSIMPVLHAFQSKLDLTAFEFFSDKALDKVLARGDVPAPFATECPFYALLEFEAVSEEVAEQALATFEHCVEQGWVLDGVMSQSEQQLENLWKLREYISETIAHWTPYKNDISVTVSQVPAFLKDIDQIVEQNYPDFEVVWFGHIGDGNLHLNILKPDAMEKDEFFAKCATVNQWVFETVEKYNGSISAEHGVGMTKRDYLHYSRSAAEIQLMQAVKAVFDPNGIMNPGKIFAPDAN from the coding sequence ATGATTGACCCAGCCCTAATTGAAGAGCTTAAGCAAATTGTTGATGACGGTAAAGTGCTGACAGACGTTAGCTCCCTTGAAGCCTATGGTAAAGACTGGACTAAACACTTTGCGCCAGCGCCGAGCGCGATTGTTTTTCCGCGTACCATTGAACAAGTACAAGCCATTGTACGGTGGGCGAATGAGTACCAGATTAGCTTAGTCCCTTCAGGTGGGCGCACTGGGTTATCAGCGGCTGCGGTTGCGGCCAATGGTGAGGTGGTGGTTTCGTTCGACAATATGAATAAAATCTTGTCGTTTAATGAGTTTGACCGTACCGCCGTATGCCAAGCTGGTGTTGTCACGCAGCAGCTGCAAGAATTTGCCGAGGAGCAAGGCTTGTACTATCCGGTTGACTTTGCCTCCGCGGGCTCTAGCCAGATTGGCGGCAATATTGGGACCAATGCGGGCGGCATCAAAGTTATTCGTTACGGGATGACCCGCAATTGGGTGGCAGGCTTAAAAGTAGTTACCGGTAGCGGTGAGATTTTAGAGCTCAATAAAGACTTAATTAAAAATGCGACTGGCTACGATCTACGCCAGCTCTTTATTGGTGCAGAAGGGACCTTGGGTTTTGTAGTCGAGGCCACTATGCGCCTTGATCGCGCGCCAAAAAACTTAACCGCAATGGTGTTAGGTGCCCCAGACTTTGATTCGATCATGCCGGTGTTACACGCGTTCCAAAGCAAGTTGGATCTGACGGCTTTTGAGTTTTTCTCGGATAAAGCCTTAGATAAAGTATTGGCCCGTGGCGATGTGCCTGCACCTTTTGCTACCGAATGCCCATTTTACGCGCTGCTTGAGTTTGAGGCGGTGAGTGAAGAAGTAGCTGAACAAGCATTAGCTACCTTTGAGCACTGTGTTGAGCAAGGCTGGGTATTAGACGGTGTTATGAGTCAGAGTGAGCAGCAGCTGGAAAATCTTTGGAAACTGCGGGAATACATTTCCGAAACCATCGCCCACTGGACACCTTACAAAAATGATATCTCTGTGACAGTGAGCCAAGTGCCTGCTTTCCTAAAAGACATTGATCAAATTGTGGAGCAAAACTACCCAGATTTTGAAGTGGTGTGGTTTGGACACATTGGCGATGGCAATTTGCACTTAAATATCTTAAAGCCTGATGCCATGGAAAAAGATGAGTTCTTTGCCAAGTGTGCCACGGTTAATCAGTGGGTGTTTGAGACCGTTGAAAAATACAATGGCTCGATTTCAGCCGAGCATGGGGTGGGTATGACTAAGCGAGATTACTTGCACTACAGTCGAAGCGCGGCTGAAATTCAGCTTATGCAAGCGGTTAAAGCGGTCTTTGATCCTAATGGCATTATGAACCCTGGCAAAATTTTTGCGCCAGATGCGAACTGA
- the serA gene encoding phosphoglycerate dehydrogenase: MSKTSLDKSKIRILLLEGVHQNAIDTFNAAGYENIEYITGALPEDELKEKIADAHFLGIRSRTQLTEEVFACAKKLVAVGCFCIGTNQVDLNAARERGIAVFNAPYSNTRSVAELVLAEAIMLLRGVPEKSAVCHRGGWMKSAAGSYEIRGKKLGIIGYGSIGTQLSVLAEALGMQVYYYDVVAKLPLGNAKQVNDLYELLAMSDIVSLHVPELPSTQWMIGEKEIRAMKKGGILLNAARGTVVVIEALAAAIKDKHLAGAAIDVFPVEPRANGEEFESPLRGFDNVILTPHVGGSTQEAQANIGLEVAEKLVKYSDNGTSVSSVNFPEMALPSHPGKHRILHIHKNIPGMMSAINKVFADNNINVSGQFLQTNDSVGYVVIDVDAADSATVYEKLNEIDGTMRCRVLFS; the protein is encoded by the coding sequence ATGAGCAAAACATCGCTTGATAAAAGCAAAATCCGCATTCTTTTATTAGAAGGCGTGCACCAGAATGCCATTGATACCTTTAATGCAGCTGGTTACGAAAACATTGAGTACATTACTGGTGCACTACCAGAAGATGAACTTAAAGAAAAAATTGCCGATGCTCACTTTTTGGGTATTCGCTCTCGCACTCAACTGACTGAAGAAGTCTTTGCTTGCGCGAAAAAATTAGTAGCCGTTGGTTGCTTCTGTATCGGTACCAACCAAGTTGACTTAAACGCAGCACGTGAGCGTGGTATTGCGGTGTTTAACGCCCCTTACTCGAACACTCGTTCGGTGGCTGAGTTAGTGTTAGCTGAAGCCATTATGCTGCTACGCGGCGTGCCTGAGAAAAGCGCAGTGTGTCACCGTGGCGGCTGGATGAAAAGTGCAGCGGGTTCTTATGAAATCCGTGGTAAAAAATTAGGGATTATTGGTTACGGCTCAATTGGTACTCAGCTCTCAGTATTAGCTGAAGCCTTAGGCATGCAAGTGTACTACTACGATGTAGTGGCTAAGCTGCCGCTAGGTAATGCCAAGCAGGTGAACGACCTCTACGAGCTACTGGCCATGAGCGATATCGTCTCCCTACACGTACCAGAACTGCCATCTACGCAGTGGATGATTGGTGAGAAAGAAATCCGCGCTATGAAAAAAGGCGGTATTTTACTCAACGCGGCGCGCGGTACAGTAGTGGTGATTGAAGCCTTAGCTGCAGCGATTAAAGATAAGCATCTAGCTGGTGCGGCAATTGACGTATTCCCAGTTGAGCCACGTGCTAACGGTGAAGAGTTTGAAAGCCCACTGCGCGGTTTTGACAACGTGATTTTAACTCCGCACGTTGGCGGCTCAACCCAAGAAGCGCAAGCTAACATCGGCCTTGAAGTTGCAGAAAAGCTGGTTAAGTATAGCGATAACGGTACTTCTGTTTCTTCAGTTAACTTCCCAGAAATGGCGCTACCTTCTCACCCAGGTAAGCACCGCATTCTGCACATTCACAAAAACATCCCTGGCATGATGAGTGCAATCAACAAAGTATTTGCTGATAACAACATCAATGTCTCCGGCCAGTTCCTACAAACCAACGACTCTGTAGGTTATGTAGTGATTGATGTAGACGCTGCAGACTCGGCAACCGTTTATGAGAAGCTCAACGAAATCGACGGCACTATGCGTTGCCGCGTACTCTTCTCTTAA
- a CDS encoding MFS transporter, with protein sequence MRNNNDDKMNQQEWRAAGSLSLVYAFRMLGMFMVLPVLATYGTDLTSATPVLIGVAIGAYGLTQAFLQVPFGIASDRFGRFPVIYFGLVLFALGSILAAVSDSIYGVIAGRVLQGAGAISAAVMALLSDLTREQHRTKVMGVIGVSIGFSFAVAMVIGPIITRWMGLAGLFWFTALMAVLGIVLIRFLVPRPKRQLVSRESGVTLSQFKQVVTNPELLRMNLGIFVLHAVLMASFIALPLSLQSVGALPKEQHWWVYLIAMSVGFFGMIPFIIYSEKQRKMKRTLQGAILFLLLAELYFLTVAHNLALLIGGIIVFFTAFNLLEASMPSLISKIAPASNKGTAMGVYSTTQFLGAALGGILGGWLFSVGEGTAVFAGCAVLLAIWWISAWFMQEPPYVTSTRMAIQPDAVTQTEWLARITAQEGVSEAVIVAEEAAVYIKFDAKVINRTQLESLVPVAFSE encoded by the coding sequence ATGCGTAATAATAACGACGATAAAATGAATCAGCAGGAATGGCGTGCAGCAGGAAGCTTGTCTCTGGTGTATGCCTTTCGAATGCTGGGTATGTTTATGGTGTTGCCAGTTCTGGCAACCTATGGCACAGACTTAACCAGCGCTACACCAGTGTTAATTGGAGTAGCTATAGGAGCATATGGGCTCACCCAAGCCTTTTTGCAAGTGCCTTTCGGAATTGCTTCAGATCGCTTTGGGCGTTTTCCAGTGATTTACTTTGGATTGGTGTTATTTGCCTTGGGCAGCATTTTAGCGGCAGTGTCAGATAGCATCTATGGGGTAATTGCAGGCAGAGTGTTACAGGGCGCTGGGGCTATTTCTGCCGCGGTGATGGCCTTGTTATCGGATTTAACCCGTGAGCAACATCGTACTAAAGTAATGGGCGTGATCGGCGTGAGCATTGGCTTTTCCTTTGCGGTGGCGATGGTGATTGGCCCGATCATTACCCGTTGGATGGGGCTAGCGGGTTTATTCTGGTTTACTGCGCTGATGGCTGTACTAGGGATAGTTTTAATCAGGTTTTTAGTGCCTCGACCCAAGCGTCAGCTCGTTAGTCGCGAGTCAGGTGTGACGCTCAGTCAGTTCAAACAAGTAGTGACTAATCCTGAATTGTTACGCATGAATCTTGGGATTTTTGTCCTGCATGCCGTATTAATGGCTAGTTTTATTGCCTTGCCGTTAAGTCTGCAGTCGGTTGGGGCGCTTCCCAAAGAGCAGCACTGGTGGGTGTATTTAATTGCCATGAGTGTTGGCTTTTTCGGTATGATTCCTTTCATCATTTACAGTGAAAAACAACGAAAAATGAAGCGCACCCTACAAGGGGCGATTTTATTTTTGCTGTTAGCTGAACTGTACTTTTTAACCGTTGCCCATAACCTAGCCTTATTAATTGGCGGCATTATTGTGTTTTTTACCGCGTTTAATTTGCTTGAGGCCTCGATGCCTTCTTTAATTAGTAAGATCGCGCCCGCCAGCAATAAGGGCACCGCTATGGGCGTGTACTCAACTACGCAGTTTTTAGGCGCAGCTTTGGGTGGAATTTTAGGCGGTTGGTTATTTAGTGTGGGAGAAGGAACTGCGGTGTTTGCCGGTTGTGCGGTACTGCTAGCCATTTGGTGGATTAGCGCTTGGTTTATGCAAGAGCCGCCCTATGTCACCAGCACCCGCATGGCAATTCAGCCAGACGCCGTTACCCAAACAGAGTGGCTGGCGCGCATTACAGCACAAGAAGGGGTCAGTGAAGCTGTTATAGTGGCAGAAGAAGCGGCGGTTTATATTAAGTTTGATGCCAAAGTTATTAATCGAACACAGTTAGAAAGCCTCGTACCTGTGGCTTTCTCAGAGTAA
- a CDS encoding ABC transporter permease — protein sequence MIDLQGFGDALEAGAWLTVQLAMVSLVFGLILGLLGALAKTSSVALLRWLGEAYSTIVRGVPELLWVFLIYFGTVNLVRETGELFGIENLELNAFAAGVFALSLCFGAYATEVFRGALLSIPKGQREAGLALGLSRVRIFWQITLPQVWRIALPGLGNLFMILMKDTALVSVVGLNEIMRSTQLVAQATKQHFTLFMVAAALYLAMTVVSMIVLALLEKWVNRGYTRSAV from the coding sequence ATGATTGATTTACAAGGCTTTGGAGATGCGCTAGAGGCCGGCGCATGGCTCACTGTGCAGTTGGCCATGGTGTCTTTAGTTTTTGGCTTAATACTTGGGCTACTAGGGGCATTGGCTAAAACGTCCTCAGTGGCGCTTCTGCGCTGGTTAGGCGAGGCGTATTCGACCATTGTGCGTGGTGTACCCGAGCTGTTGTGGGTGTTTTTAATCTACTTTGGCACAGTGAATCTGGTGCGTGAGACCGGTGAGCTATTTGGTATTGAAAATCTTGAGCTAAATGCTTTTGCCGCCGGAGTGTTTGCTTTATCGCTATGCTTTGGTGCTTATGCTACTGAGGTGTTTCGAGGGGCTTTATTATCAATTCCCAAAGGCCAGCGCGAAGCAGGATTGGCTTTAGGTTTGTCGCGAGTGCGTATTTTTTGGCAGATTACCTTACCGCAAGTTTGGCGTATTGCCCTGCCAGGTTTGGGTAATCTGTTTATGATTTTGATGAAGGATACTGCACTGGTTTCGGTGGTGGGCTTGAATGAAATTATGCGCTCCACCCAATTAGTCGCCCAAGCCACTAAGCAACACTTTACTTTGTTTATGGTGGCGGCTGCGCTGTATTTAGCGATGACGGTAGTGAGTATGATCGTGCTAGCGCTCTTAGAAAAATGGGTTAATCGTGGCTACACCAGGAGCGCAGTATGA
- a CDS encoding ABC transporter ATP-binding protein: MQPNKKLALDVRNLHKSYGDLEVLRGVSLTAEDGDVISILGSSGSGKSTFLRCLNLLENPNQGEIFFSGEALKLKPNKQGQLVAADTQQINRMRSQIGFVFQNFNLWPHMTVLDNIIEAPRRVLGQSKAEAIEVAEALLAKVGIADKRHIYPNQLSGGQQQRAAIARTLAMQPKVILLDEPTSALDPEMVQEVLSVIRGLAEEGRTMLMVTHELNFARLVSNKIVFLHQGQVEEQGTPDQVFDNPQSVRCQEFMSSNR, encoded by the coding sequence CTGCAGCCGAATAAAAAGCTCGCTTTAGATGTTCGCAACTTGCATAAAAGCTATGGCGATTTAGAAGTGTTGCGTGGCGTTTCGTTGACCGCCGAAGATGGTGATGTAATTTCTATTTTGGGCTCCTCAGGCTCAGGTAAATCGACATTTTTGCGCTGTTTAAATCTGCTGGAAAATCCTAACCAAGGCGAGATTTTCTTTTCCGGAGAGGCATTAAAGCTTAAGCCGAATAAGCAGGGACAGTTAGTGGCCGCGGATACTCAGCAAATTAATCGGATGCGTAGCCAAATTGGCTTTGTGTTCCAAAATTTTAACCTATGGCCGCATATGACGGTGCTGGATAATATTATCGAAGCACCGCGGCGGGTGCTTGGGCAGTCTAAAGCTGAGGCCATTGAAGTGGCAGAGGCTTTGCTAGCTAAAGTAGGGATTGCTGATAAGCGGCATATCTATCCTAATCAGTTGTCCGGTGGACAGCAGCAGCGGGCAGCCATTGCCCGTACCCTAGCTATGCAACCGAAAGTAATTTTGTTAGATGAGCCAACCTCAGCGCTGGATCCAGAAATGGTGCAAGAAGTGTTAAGCGTTATTCGAGGGCTAGCAGAAGAGGGCCGGACCATGTTGATGGTGACCCACGAGCTAAACTTTGCGCGACTGGTTTCTAATAAAATTGTATTTTTACATCAAGGACAGGTTGAGGAGCAGGGCACCCCTGATCAGGTATTTGATAATCCCCAGTCTGTACGTTGCCAAGAATTTATGTCGAGTAATCGATAA